A genomic window from Halorubrum trapanicum includes:
- the rplX gene encoding 50S ribosomal protein L24 encodes MTKQPRKQRKRSETAPLHERQNQVRATLTEDLREEYGQRNVRVNAGDTVEVLRGDAAGTEAEVVSVDLSAERITVEDVTVEKADGEEVPRPIPASNVRVTELDLEDERREARLQEDNE; translated from the coding sequence ATGACGAAACAGCCACGCAAACAGCGAAAACGGTCGGAGACCGCGCCGCTCCACGAGCGGCAGAACCAGGTCCGGGCCACCCTCACCGAGGATCTCCGCGAGGAGTACGGACAGCGGAACGTCCGCGTCAACGCCGGCGACACCGTCGAGGTGCTTCGCGGCGACGCGGCCGGCACGGAGGCGGAGGTCGTCTCCGTCGACCTGTCCGCCGAGCGGATCACGGTCGAGGACGTCACCGTCGAGAAGGCGGACGGGGAGGAGGTTCCCCGCCCCATCCCGGCGAGCAACGTCCGGGTGACCGAGCTGGACCTGGAAGACGAGCGCCGGGAGGCGCGGCTCCAGGAGGACAACGAATGA
- a CDS encoding 50S ribosomal protein L32e — protein MADELEDISGVGPSKADALREAGYETVEDVKAASQSELSEVEGVGNALAARIKADVGGLEVDEEADAEIEDETDEEEADEAESDEEVETELRPRGHADKTPELDDETARALAQKHREGKPQFNRQDYHKKKRIPTSWRKPRGGLSKQRRRMKSKGPVVEAGFRSPKASRDLHPSGFEEVRVHNTDDLEGVDGDTQAVRIASKVGGRKRELIEDEAEERGIRVLNPTYVEVEVNDE, from the coding sequence ATGGCAGACGAACTGGAAGACATCAGCGGCGTCGGTCCCTCGAAGGCGGACGCGCTTCGCGAGGCCGGCTACGAGACGGTCGAGGACGTGAAGGCCGCCTCCCAGTCGGAGCTCTCCGAGGTCGAGGGCGTCGGCAACGCGCTCGCCGCGCGTATCAAGGCCGACGTCGGCGGACTGGAGGTCGACGAGGAGGCGGACGCGGAGATCGAAGACGAGACCGACGAGGAGGAGGCCGACGAGGCCGAATCCGACGAGGAGGTCGAGACGGAGCTTCGTCCCCGCGGCCACGCCGACAAGACGCCGGAGCTGGACGACGAGACCGCTCGCGCGCTCGCACAGAAGCACCGCGAGGGGAAACCGCAGTTCAACCGGCAGGACTACCACAAGAAAAAGCGGATCCCGACGTCGTGGCGCAAGCCGCGGGGCGGGCTCTCCAAGCAGCGCCGCCGCATGAAATCGAAGGGGCCGGTCGTCGAGGCCGGCTTCCGCTCGCCCAAGGCGTCGCGCGACCTGCACCCGAGCGGCTTCGAGGAGGTCCGCGTGCACAACACGGACGACCTCGAGGGCGTCGACGGCGACACGCAGGCGGTGCGTATCGCCTCGAAGGTCGGCGGTCGCAAGCGCGAACTGATCGAAGACGAGGCGGAGGAGCGCGGCATTCGCGTGCTGAACCCGACCTACGTCGAGGTGGAGGTCAACGATGAGTGA
- a CDS encoding 30S ribosomal protein S17 — protein MAIGIDVPTPPEPDNPEDYDYEKCPFYGQLSVRGQTREGTVVSTDMEKTVIVEREYDVFVPKYDRYMKRRSRIPAHVPGVLDSLEVGDEVTIAETRPLSKTKSHVVVEIRSGDQ, from the coding sequence ATGGCGATAGGAATCGACGTACCCACGCCTCCGGAGCCAGACAACCCGGAGGATTACGACTACGAGAAGTGCCCGTTCTACGGGCAGCTCTCCGTCCGCGGCCAGACCCGCGAGGGGACGGTCGTGTCGACGGATATGGAAAAGACCGTCATCGTCGAGCGAGAGTACGACGTGTTCGTACCGAAATACGACCGGTACATGAAGCGTCGCTCGCGCATCCCGGCCCACGTGCCGGGCGTGCTCGACTCGCTCGAAGTCGGTGACGAAGTGACGATCGCGGAGACGCGACCGCTCTCGAAGACGAAGTCCCACGTCGTCGTCGAGATCCGCTCGGGTGATCAGTGA
- a CDS encoding 50S ribosomal protein L6 yields MNRVEIEIPDDVSAETDHLELTVEGPNGSVTRRLWYPDVDVAVEDGAVVITSENEDAKTNATVGTFESHVANMIHGVTDGWEYTMEVYYAHFPMQVNVEGDEVVIENFLGESAARRTPIRGDTDVQVDGETVTLSGSDKEAVGQTAADIEQLTKVTDKDTRVFQDGVYIVEKPTGGA; encoded by the coding sequence ATGAACAGAGTCGAAATCGAGATTCCGGACGACGTCTCCGCCGAGACCGACCACCTCGAACTCACCGTCGAGGGGCCCAACGGGAGCGTCACGCGACGCCTCTGGTACCCCGACGTCGACGTTGCCGTCGAGGACGGCGCGGTGGTCATCACCTCGGAGAACGAGGACGCGAAGACCAACGCCACGGTCGGCACCTTCGAGAGCCACGTCGCCAACATGATCCACGGCGTCACCGACGGGTGGGAGTACACGATGGAAGTGTACTACGCCCACTTCCCGATGCAGGTGAACGTGGAGGGCGACGAGGTCGTCATCGAGAACTTCCTCGGGGAGAGCGCCGCGCGGCGCACCCCGATCCGCGGAGACACGGACGTACAGGTCGACGGCGAGACGGTCACGCTCTCGGGCTCCGACAAGGAGGCCGTCGGGCAGACCGCCGCCGACATCGAACAGCTGACGAAGGTGACCGACAAGGACACGCGCGTCTTCCAGGACGGCGTGTACATCGTCGAGAAGCCCACCGGAGGTGCCTAA
- a CDS encoding 50S ribosomal protein L19e, which translates to MSDLKAQKRLAADELDVGKGRVWLDPDAQEEIEDAITREDVRELIEQGTIRAKDEKTNSRGRARERADKRSYGHQSGAGSRKGRSGARQDTKDDWKARIRAQRARLKELRDEEDVLDASEYRTLYNKASGGDFEDVARLEAYIRTQYGYEVTD; encoded by the coding sequence ATGAGTGATCTGAAGGCGCAGAAACGGCTCGCAGCGGACGAGCTGGACGTCGGCAAGGGCCGCGTCTGGCTCGACCCCGACGCACAGGAGGAGATCGAAGACGCGATCACCCGCGAGGACGTCCGCGAACTCATCGAACAGGGGACGATCCGCGCGAAAGACGAGAAGACGAACTCGCGCGGTCGCGCCCGCGAGCGCGCCGACAAGCGCTCGTACGGGCACCAGTCCGGCGCCGGCTCCCGCAAGGGTCGCTCCGGCGCGCGACAGGACACGAAAGACGACTGGAAGGCGCGCATCCGCGCGCAGCGGGCGCGCCTGAAGGAGCTTCGCGACGAGGAAGACGTGCTCGACGCCTCCGAGTACCGCACGCTGTACAACAAGGCGAGCGGCGGCGACTTCGAGGACGTCGCCCGTCTCGAGGCGTACATTCGGACGCAGTACGGTTACGAGGTGACGGACTAA
- a CDS encoding 50S ribosomal protein L14 has product MEALKADVTQGLSKGSLITCADNTGARELKVISVSGYSGTKNRHPKAGIGDKVTVSVTKGTPEMRRQVLEAVVVRQRKPIRRPDGTRVKFEDNAAVIIDDLEEPRGTEIKGPVAREVAERFGSIASTATMIV; this is encoded by the coding sequence ATGGAGGCGCTCAAGGCCGACGTCACGCAGGGGCTCTCGAAGGGCTCGCTGATCACGTGCGCCGACAACACCGGCGCCCGTGAGCTGAAGGTCATCTCCGTGTCGGGCTACTCCGGCACGAAGAACCGCCACCCGAAGGCGGGGATCGGCGACAAGGTGACCGTCTCGGTCACCAAAGGGACCCCGGAGATGCGGCGGCAGGTGCTGGAGGCGGTCGTCGTCCGCCAGCGCAAGCCGATCCGCCGTCCGGACGGCACGCGCGTGAAGTTCGAGGACAACGCGGCCGTCATCATCGACGACCTCGAGGAGCCGCGGGGCACGGAGATCAAAGGCCCCGTCGCCCGCGAGGTCGCCGAACGGTTCGGGAGCATCGCCTCGACCGCGACGATGATCGTCTAA
- a CDS encoding 30S ribosomal protein S8: protein MTGNDPFTNALAGMDNAESVGHLSYTVEPASNIIGSVLEVLYDRGYVDGFEYVDDGKAGKFEVELKGAINECGAVKPRYSAGADEFEKWEKRYLPARDYGTLIVTTSHGVMSHYEAREAGIGGQVIAYVY, encoded by the coding sequence ATGACGGGAAACGATCCATTCACCAACGCGCTCGCCGGCATGGACAACGCCGAGAGCGTTGGCCACCTGTCGTACACGGTAGAGCCCGCTTCGAACATCATCGGCTCCGTCCTCGAGGTCCTCTACGACCGCGGGTACGTCGACGGCTTCGAGTACGTCGACGACGGGAAAGCCGGGAAGTTCGAGGTCGAACTGAAAGGCGCGATCAACGAGTGTGGCGCCGTCAAGCCCCGCTACTCGGCGGGAGCCGACGAGTTCGAGAAGTGGGAGAAGCGATACCTCCCCGCCCGTGACTACGGGACGCTCATCGTCACGACGAGCCACGGCGTCATGAGCCACTACGAGGCCCGCGAAGCGGGCATCGGCGGCCAAGTGATCGCATACGTCTACTAA
- a CDS encoding 50S ribosomal protein L22, whose translation MGINYSVEADPETTAKGMLRDRPISVKDSKEISREIKGETVADAEEFLQEVIDEETSVPMRQHNAGAGHRSDIDGWDAGRYPEKAAKDFLKLLENVRNNADEQGFDGEEMVIKHVAPHKVGERPGRNPRAAGATEWNTTLADVELIIEEPEADN comes from the coding sequence ATGGGAATCAACTACAGCGTCGAGGCCGACCCGGAGACCACCGCCAAGGGGATGCTCCGCGACCGGCCCATCAGCGTGAAGGACAGCAAGGAGATCTCCCGAGAGATCAAAGGCGAGACGGTCGCCGACGCGGAGGAGTTCCTCCAGGAAGTGATCGACGAGGAGACCTCGGTGCCGATGCGCCAGCACAACGCCGGCGCGGGTCACCGCTCCGACATCGACGGCTGGGACGCGGGACGGTACCCCGAGAAGGCCGCCAAGGACTTCCTAAAGCTCTTAGAGAACGTCAGGAACAACGCCGACGAACAGGGGTTCGACGGCGAGGAGATGGTCATCAAACACGTCGCCCCCCACAAGGTCGGCGAGCGGCCCGGCCGAAACCCCCGCGCCGCGGGCGCGACGGAGTGGAACACCACCCTCGCGGACGTCGAACTGATCATCGAGGAGCCGGAGGCTGACAACTAA
- a CDS encoding ribonuclease P protein component 1, with product MISPDNIVRHELVGLPVRVADADSDAHVGVAGRVLDETFGTLVVRTASGDKRVPKSGATFEFGVVETPTARTDEAAGDGQSPGSASQLGSDTTGVRPRQSGPSGSESVVTGDGAGPASRRGECKDAVYATVDGDRLRHRPAERTERGATQWR from the coding sequence ATGATCTCCCCCGACAACATCGTTCGACACGAGCTCGTCGGCCTCCCGGTTCGGGTGGCCGACGCCGACAGCGACGCCCACGTTGGCGTCGCCGGTCGCGTGCTCGACGAGACGTTCGGCACCCTCGTGGTCCGGACGGCGTCGGGGGACAAGCGCGTGCCCAAGTCGGGCGCGACGTTCGAGTTCGGCGTCGTCGAGACGCCGACCGCTCGCACAGATGAAGCCGCCGGCGACGGACAGTCGCCGGGGTCCGCGTCCCAACTCGGGTCGGATACTACGGGGGTCCGCCCCCGTCAGTCTGGCCCGTCCGGGTCCGAAAGCGTCGTCACCGGTGACGGCGCGGGTCCGGCGAGCCGACGAGGCGAGTGCAAAGACGCGGTCTACGCGACGGTGGATGGCGATCGGTTGCGGCATCGGCCCGCCGAACGCACCGAACGAGGTGCCACACAATGGCGATAG
- a CDS encoding 30S ribosomal protein S19 — MSSDYRTGREGKEFAYRGHSLDELQEMDVDEVAELLPARQRRSIVRGLGTEQQKLLETVRSRDKETTADDPIRTHLRDMPVLPEFVGVTFAVYNGHSFERVQVEPEMIGHYLGEFHLTRSTVEHGQAGIGATRSSKFVPLK, encoded by the coding sequence ATGAGTTCAGACTACCGAACCGGCCGCGAGGGCAAGGAGTTCGCCTACCGCGGTCACTCGCTCGACGAGCTGCAGGAGATGGACGTAGACGAGGTCGCGGAACTGCTCCCCGCACGCCAGCGGCGAAGCATCGTTCGCGGACTCGGCACCGAACAGCAGAAGCTGCTGGAGACGGTCCGGAGCCGCGACAAGGAGACGACGGCGGACGACCCGATCCGGACGCACCTGCGCGACATGCCGGTGCTGCCGGAGTTCGTCGGCGTCACCTTCGCCGTGTACAACGGACACAGCTTCGAGCGCGTTCAGGTCGAGCCCGAGATGATCGGCCACTACCTGGGCGAGTTCCACCTGACGCGAAGCACCGTCGAACACGGCCAGGCCGGCATCGGCGCGACCCGGTCCTCGAAGTTCGTGCCCCTCAAGTAA
- a CDS encoding 30S ribosomal protein S14: MSEANNDTGEHAAKRTDSRHTCRRCDREQGLVGKYDINLCRQCFREVARDMGFEKYS, translated from the coding sequence ATGAGCGAAGCGAACAACGACACGGGCGAGCACGCCGCGAAGCGCACCGACTCCCGGCACACGTGCCGGCGGTGCGACCGCGAGCAGGGACTCGTCGGCAAGTACGATATCAACCTCTGCCGGCAGTGCTTCCGCGAGGTCGCCCGAGACATGGGATTCGAGAAGTACAGCTGA
- the rpl4p gene encoding 50S ribosomal protein L4, whose amino-acid sequence MNATVHDLDGDEAGSVELPAVFDTAFRPDLIGRAVGAAQANRKQAYGADEFAGLRTPAESFGSGRGLAHVPRSENVARRVPHAVSGRAAHPPKAEKDQTKSLNDKERQLAIRSAIAATTDAELVAERGHAFDEDLDLPLVVSDEFEDLKKTQEALGVLEAVGVDADIERSEEGRSVRAGQGKARGRKYRQPKSVLVVTSEEPSRAARNLAGVDVATAREVNAEDLAPGAHPGRLTLWTESAVSEVADR is encoded by the coding sequence ATGAACGCAACAGTACACGACCTGGACGGCGACGAGGCGGGCAGCGTCGAGCTGCCGGCCGTCTTCGACACCGCGTTCCGACCGGACCTCATCGGTCGCGCGGTCGGCGCCGCCCAGGCAAACCGGAAGCAGGCCTACGGGGCCGACGAGTTCGCCGGGCTGCGGACGCCCGCCGAGTCGTTCGGCTCCGGCCGCGGGCTCGCGCACGTGCCACGTTCCGAGAACGTCGCCCGCCGCGTCCCGCACGCCGTGTCGGGCCGCGCCGCGCACCCGCCGAAGGCCGAGAAGGACCAGACGAAGAGCCTCAACGACAAGGAGCGACAGCTCGCGATCCGGTCGGCCATCGCGGCCACGACCGACGCCGAGCTCGTCGCCGAGCGCGGTCACGCGTTCGACGAGGACCTCGACCTCCCGCTCGTCGTGAGCGACGAGTTCGAGGACCTGAAGAAGACCCAGGAGGCCCTGGGCGTGCTCGAGGCCGTCGGCGTCGACGCCGACATCGAGCGCTCCGAGGAGGGCCGCTCCGTCCGCGCCGGACAGGGGAAGGCCCGCGGCCGCAAGTACCGCCAGCCCAAGTCCGTCCTCGTCGTCACCAGCGAGGAGCCGTCGCGCGCCGCCCGCAACCTCGCGGGCGTCGACGTCGCGACCGCTCGCGAGGTCAACGCGGAGGACCTCGCGCCCGGCGCGCACCCGGGCCGACTCACGCTGTGGACCGAAAGCGCCGTCTCGGAGGTGGCGGACCGATGA
- the rpmC gene encoding 50S ribosomal protein L29: MAILYTDEIRDMTAAEREVELEELETELLNSKAQRAAGGMPESPGRVNELKKTIARIKTIQAEEGDFDDEQ; this comes from the coding sequence ATGGCGATCCTCTACACCGACGAGATCCGCGACATGACCGCGGCGGAGCGGGAGGTCGAACTCGAGGAGCTCGAGACCGAGCTGCTCAACTCGAAGGCGCAGCGGGCCGCCGGCGGCATGCCGGAGAGCCCGGGCCGCGTCAACGAGCTGAAGAAGACCATCGCGCGGATCAAGACGATCCAGGCGGAAGAAGGCGACTTCGACGACGAACAGTGA
- a CDS encoding 50S ribosomal protein L2, translated as MGRRIQGQRRGRGGPTFRAPSHRYKAELSHKKLEDVDTITGEIVGIEHDPARSAPLAEVEFEDDDRRLVLAPEGVRVGETIQVGVSAEIKPGNTLPLAEIPEGVPVCNVESNRGDGGKFARASGVSATLLTHDRDVAVVQLPSGEVKRLDPQCRATIGVVAGGGRTEKPFVKAGNKHHKMKARGTKYPRVRGVAMNAVDHPFGGGGRQHPGQPKSVSRNAPPGRKVGDIASKRTGRGGNK; from the coding sequence ATGGGACGACGAATTCAAGGACAACGGCGCGGACGCGGCGGCCCGACGTTCCGGGCCCCCTCCCACCGTTACAAGGCGGAACTGTCGCACAAGAAGCTCGAAGACGTGGACACGATCACCGGCGAGATCGTCGGGATCGAACACGACCCGGCCCGCTCGGCCCCCCTCGCGGAGGTCGAGTTCGAGGACGACGACCGTCGGCTCGTGCTCGCGCCGGAAGGCGTTCGCGTGGGCGAGACGATCCAGGTCGGCGTCTCGGCGGAGATCAAGCCGGGCAACACGCTCCCGCTGGCGGAGATCCCCGAGGGCGTCCCGGTGTGTAACGTCGAGAGCAACCGCGGGGACGGCGGGAAGTTCGCGCGCGCCTCCGGCGTGTCCGCGACGCTGCTCACCCACGACCGCGACGTCGCGGTCGTCCAGCTCCCCAGCGGCGAAGTGAAGCGGCTCGACCCCCAGTGCCGCGCCACGATCGGCGTGGTCGCGGGCGGCGGCCGGACGGAGAAACCCTTCGTCAAGGCCGGCAACAAGCACCACAAGATGAAGGCGCGCGGCACCAAATACCCGCGCGTGCGCGGCGTCGCGATGAACGCCGTCGACCACCCCTTCGGTGGCGGTGGTCGCCAACACCCCGGCCAGCCGAAGTCCGTCTCGCGGAACGCTCCGCCGGGACGCAAGGTCGGTGACATCGCATCCAAGCGCACCGGACGAGGTGGCAACAAATGA
- a CDS encoding 50S ribosomal protein L5 gives MSEAESADHEMREPYLEKVVVHMGVGQGGEPLADAEQIIEEITGQQSVRTTSKRTIAEFGIRKGDPIGVKVTLRGEDAHEFLATALDLVEIGRSQFDDTGNLSFGVEDHTDFPSQEYDPNTGIYGLDVTTTIVRPGYRVSKRDKATGTIPARHRMTAEDAAAFLETNFDVEVTE, from the coding sequence ATGAGTGAAGCCGAGAGCGCCGACCACGAGATGCGCGAGCCGTACCTCGAGAAGGTCGTCGTGCACATGGGCGTCGGACAGGGCGGTGAACCCCTCGCCGACGCCGAGCAGATCATCGAGGAGATCACGGGCCAGCAGTCGGTCCGGACCACCTCGAAGCGCACCATCGCCGAGTTCGGGATCCGCAAGGGCGACCCGATCGGCGTGAAGGTGACGCTGCGGGGCGAGGACGCGCACGAGTTCCTCGCGACCGCGCTGGATCTGGTCGAGATCGGCCGGAGCCAGTTCGACGACACGGGTAACCTCAGCTTCGGGGTCGAGGACCACACCGACTTCCCGAGCCAGGAGTACGATCCCAACACCGGGATCTACGGCCTCGACGTGACGACGACGATCGTCCGTCCCGGCTACCGCGTCTCGAAGCGCGACAAGGCGACGGGGACCATCCCCGCTCGCCACCGGATGACAGCCGAGGACGCGGCCGCGTTCCTCGAAACGAACTTCGACGTCGAGGTAACCGAATGA
- a CDS encoding 30S ribosomal protein S3 has product MADEHQFIEDGLRRSQINEFFADELGRAGYGGMDVAQTPMGTQIVLKAEKPGMVIGKGGKNIRKITTELEERFDMDDPQIDVQEVDEPDLNAQIVADRLANALERGWYFRKAGHTTIDRIMDAGALGAEIVLSGKVTGARSRVEKFNRGYIKHNGEPAEEVVDHGQGVAVMKLGTIGVNVKIIPPGATLPDDFDVREDAEVPEVEQAAVDADADEGVESLLEEEPEEVPDVGDDEDVDVPDEDPTDVIDEEVVEEVVEETQETADEATDVAAEEPVDEDVDADELDELDEEIESEAADLVAEMEAADEEAEEDE; this is encoded by the coding sequence ATGGCTGACGAACACCAATTCATCGAGGACGGCCTTCGCCGTTCCCAGATCAACGAGTTCTTCGCGGACGAGCTCGGCCGCGCCGGCTACGGCGGGATGGACGTCGCCCAGACGCCGATGGGCACCCAGATCGTCTTAAAGGCCGAAAAGCCCGGCATGGTGATCGGGAAGGGCGGGAAGAACATCCGCAAGATCACCACCGAGCTCGAGGAGCGCTTCGACATGGACGACCCGCAGATCGACGTTCAGGAGGTCGACGAGCCCGACCTGAACGCCCAGATCGTCGCGGACCGTCTCGCGAACGCCTTAGAACGCGGCTGGTACTTCCGGAAGGCCGGTCACACGACGATCGACCGGATCATGGACGCGGGCGCGCTGGGCGCCGAGATCGTCCTGAGCGGGAAGGTCACCGGCGCGCGCTCGCGCGTCGAGAAGTTCAACCGCGGCTACATCAAGCACAACGGCGAGCCCGCCGAGGAGGTCGTCGACCACGGCCAGGGCGTCGCCGTCATGAAGCTCGGGACGATCGGCGTCAACGTGAAGATCATCCCGCCGGGCGCGACGCTCCCGGACGACTTCGACGTCCGCGAGGACGCCGAAGTCCCGGAGGTCGAGCAGGCGGCGGTCGACGCCGACGCCGACGAGGGCGTCGAGTCGCTCCTCGAGGAGGAGCCCGAGGAGGTGCCCGACGTGGGCGACGACGAGGACGTCGACGTCCCCGACGAGGACCCCACGGACGTCATCGACGAGGAGGTCGTCGAAGAGGTCGTCGAGGAGACGCAGGAGACGGCCGACGAGGCGACGGACGTCGCCGCGGAGGAACCGGTCGACGAGGACGTCGACGCCGACGAGCTCGACGAACTCGACGAAGAGATCGAGTCCGAGGCGGCCGACCTCGTCGCGGAGATGGAGGCGGCCGACGAGGAAGCCGAGGAGGACGAGTAA
- a CDS encoding 50S ribosomal protein L23, with product MNSIIEHPIVTEQAMNEMDFNNKLLFLVDVDATKPEIESEVAERYDVGVVNVNTQVTPQGEKKAIVTLSADDDATEIASRIGVF from the coding sequence ATGAACTCGATCATCGAGCATCCGATCGTCACCGAGCAGGCGATGAACGAGATGGACTTCAACAACAAGCTGCTGTTCCTCGTCGACGTGGACGCGACCAAACCGGAGATCGAGTCCGAGGTCGCCGAGCGCTACGACGTGGGCGTCGTCAACGTGAACACGCAGGTGACGCCGCAGGGCGAGAAGAAGGCGATCGTCACCCTGTCCGCGGACGACGACGCGACCGAAATCGCCTCGCGCATCGGGGTGTTCTGA
- a CDS encoding 50S ribosomal protein L18, with protein sequence MATGPRYKVPMRRRREVRTDYHQRLRLLKSGKPRLVARVSNAHVRAQLVTPGPDGDETHAAASSEELGEYGWDAPTGNLPSAYLTGFLAGARAVDAGLDEAVLDIGLNTATPGNKTFAVQEGAIDAGLEIPHNDDVLADWSRTRGEHIADYAEQLDEPLYSGSFDASELPEHFDSVLETIQEDHE encoded by the coding sequence ATGGCGACAGGACCACGATACAAGGTGCCGATGCGGCGCCGCCGCGAGGTCCGGACGGATTACCATCAGAGGTTGCGCCTGCTGAAATCGGGCAAGCCTCGCCTGGTCGCTCGGGTGAGCAACGCTCACGTCAGGGCGCAGCTGGTGACCCCCGGACCGGACGGCGACGAGACCCACGCGGCCGCCTCCAGCGAGGAGCTCGGCGAGTACGGCTGGGACGCCCCCACGGGCAACCTCCCCAGCGCGTACCTCACCGGCTTCCTCGCGGGCGCCCGCGCCGTCGACGCCGGCCTCGACGAGGCCGTCCTCGACATCGGGCTCAACACGGCGACGCCCGGCAACAAGACGTTCGCGGTACAGGAAGGAGCGATCGACGCGGGCCTCGAGATCCCGCACAACGACGACGTGCTGGCCGACTGGTCGCGCACGCGCGGCGAGCACATCGCCGACTACGCCGAGCAGCTCGACGAGCCGCTGTACAGCGGTTCGTTCGACGCCAGCGAGCTACCCGAGCACTTCGATTCCGTGCTCGAGACAATCCAGGAGGACCATGAGTAG
- a CDS encoding 30S ribosomal protein S4e produces the protein MTRHQKRLSVPNSWPVERKTDTFTVKAGAGPHGEAGVPLVVLLRDVLGYVDSTKEARYALNNDSILVNGDAVSDEQRPIGMFDILAFPERGEYFRVFPDEGGRLALTSVDEEAAGSRLGKITNKTVVPGGVVQLTLHDGTNVRVDDDADYDTNDSIVVDNETKEIVAHFEYEEGALVTAVAGQHAGHIGEIDDIDVTLGSGDNTVTVASDDGGYETVEEYVVVIDENFTDDDADAAGDSDE, from the coding sequence ATGACGCGACACCAGAAGCGACTGTCGGTACCGAACTCCTGGCCGGTCGAGCGCAAGACGGACACGTTCACCGTGAAGGCGGGCGCGGGCCCGCACGGCGAGGCGGGCGTTCCGCTCGTCGTCCTGCTGCGGGACGTGCTCGGCTACGTCGACTCGACGAAGGAGGCGCGCTACGCGCTGAACAACGACTCGATCCTCGTCAACGGGGACGCGGTCTCGGACGAGCAGCGTCCGATCGGGATGTTCGACATCCTGGCGTTCCCCGAGCGCGGGGAGTACTTCCGCGTCTTCCCCGACGAGGGCGGTCGGCTCGCGCTGACCTCCGTCGACGAGGAGGCCGCGGGTAGCCGGCTCGGGAAGATCACGAACAAGACCGTCGTCCCCGGCGGGGTCGTCCAGCTGACGCTCCACGACGGGACGAACGTCCGCGTCGACGACGACGCGGACTACGACACGAACGACTCGATCGTCGTCGACAACGAGACGAAGGAGATCGTCGCCCACTTCGAGTACGAGGAGGGCGCCCTGGTCACCGCCGTCGCCGGCCAGCACGCCGGCCACATCGGCGAGATCGACGACATCGACGTGACGCTCGGCTCCGGAGACAACACCGTGACCGTCGCCAGCGACGACGGCGGCTACGAGACCGTCGAGGAGTACGTCGTCGTGATCGACGAGAACTTCACCGACGACGACGCCGACGCGGCGGGTGATTCGGATGAGTGA